In the Gymnogyps californianus isolate 813 chromosome 3, ASM1813914v2, whole genome shotgun sequence genome, one interval contains:
- the FLRT3 gene encoding leucine-rich repeat transmembrane protein FLRT3, protein MISVTWSIFLVWTKIGLLLDMAPYSVSAKPCPSVCRCDVGFIYCNDRHLTSIPTGIPEDATTLFLQNNQINNAGIPSELKNLLRVERIYLYHNSLDEFPTNLPKYVKELHLQENNIRTITYDSLSQIPYLEELHLDDNSVSAVSIEDGAFRDNIYLRLLFLSRNHLSTIPWGLPKTIEELRLDDNRISTISELSLQDLTNLKRLVLDGNLLNNHGLGDKVFMNLVNLTELSLVRNSLTAAPVNLPGTNLRKLYLQENHINRVPPNAFSYLRQLYRLDMSNNNLSNLPQGVFDDLDNITQLFLRNNPWHCGCKMKWVRDWLQSLPLKVNVRGLMCQAPEKVRGMAIKDLNAELFDCKDDGMISTIQITTAVPNTLYPAQGHWPVSVTKQPDIKTPNLNKNYRTTASPVRKIITIFVKSVSTETIHISWKVALPMTALRLSWLKMGHSPAFGSITETIVTGDRNDYLLTALEPESPYRVCMVPMETSNIYLSDETPECIETETAPLKMYNPTTTLNREQEKEPYKNSSLPLAAIIGGAVALVAIALLALVCWYVHRNGSLFSRNCAYSKGRRRKDDYAEAGTKKDNSILEIRETSFQMIPITNDQVSKEEFVIHTIFPPNGMNLYKNSHSESSSNRSYRDSGIPDSDHSHS, encoded by the coding sequence ATGATTAGTGTAACCTGGAGCATCTTCCTAGTTTGGACTAAAATAGGGCTGTTACTTGACATGGCACCTTATTCTGTTAGTGCCAAACCATGCCCTTCAGTATGTCGCTGTGATGTGGGTTTCATATATTGTAATGATCGCCATTTGACGTCTATTCCTACAGGAATCCCAGAGGATGCTACTACCCTCTTCCTTCAGAACaatcaaataaataatgctGGGATTCCTTCAGAACTGAAGAACTTGCTTAGGGTggaaagaatatatttatacCACAACAGCCTAGATGAATTCCCCACTAACCTCCCTAAGTACGTTAAGGAACTGCATTTGCAGGAGAATAATATAAGGACCATTACTTATGATTCACTTTCACAAATTCCGTATCTGGAAGAACTGCATTTGGATGATAATTCCGTTTCCGCTGTTAGCATCGAGGATGGAGCTTTCCGGGACAACATCTATCtcagacttctttttctctctcgAAATCACCTTAGCACCATTCCCTGGGGTTTGCCTAAAACGATAGAAGAGCTACGCTTGGATGATAATCGTATTTCCACAATTTCAGAGCTGTCCCTTCAAGACCTTACAAATCTAAAACGCCTTGTTTTAGACGGAAATCTTCTAAATAATCATGGATTAGGAGACAAAGTCTTCATGAATCTAGTCAATCTTACAGAACTGTCATTGGTCCGCAATTCACTCACAGCTGCACCGGTAAATTTGCCGGGAACAAACCTAAGAAAGCTTTATCTTCAAGAAAACCACATCAACCGTGTGCCACCCAATGCTTTCTCTTACTTAAGGCAGTTGTATCGACTAGATATGTCCAATAACAATCTTAGCAATTTACCTCAGGGTGTCTTTGATGATCTGGACAACATAACTCAGCTTTTTCTTCGCAACAACCCTTGGCACTGCGGGTGCAAAATGAAATGGGTACGCGACTGGTTACAGTCATTGCCTTTAAAAGTTAATGTACGTGGACTGATGTGTCAGGCACCAGAAAAAGTACGCGGAATGGCTATCAAAGACCTCAACGCGGAACTATTTGATTGTAAGGACGATGGCATGATAAGCACCATCCAAATCACTACTGCGGTACCAAACACGTTATACCCGGCCCAGGGACACTGGCCGGTTTCTGTGACCAAACAACCAGACATCAAGACTCCCAACCTGAACAAAAACTACAGAACCACAGCAAGCCCGGTACGCAAAATCATTACAATATTTGTGAAATCCGTAAGCACGGAGACTATTCACATCTCCTGGAAAGTTGCACTACCGATGACTGCTTTAAGACTGAGCTGGCTCAAGATGGGTCACAGCCCTGCCTTTGGATCTATAACTGAAACGATAGTTACGGGCGACAGAAACGACTATTTGCTGACGGCTCTCGAACCAGAATCGCCATACCGTGTATGCATGGTTCCCATGGAAACTAGCAACATCTATCTCTCCGACGAAACGCCTGAATGCATCGAGACAGAGACAGCACCTCTTAAGATGTACAACCCTACCACGACCCTCAATcgggagcaggagaaagaacCTTACAAAAACTCCAGCTTGCCCTTGGCCGCCATCATTGGCGGTGCGGTGGCGCTGGTGGCCATAGCGCTGCTGGCCCTGGTCTGCTGGTATGTCCACAGAAACGGGTCCTTGTTCTCCCGGAACTGCGCCTACAGCAAGGGACGCCGGAGAAAAGACGACTACGCCGAAGCAGGAACCAAGAAGGATAACTCCATCCTAGAAATCAGGGAGACTTCTTTCCAGATGATACCAATAACCAACGACCAAGTGTCCAAGGAGGAATTTGTAATACACACCATTTTCCCACCTAACGGCATGAATCTGTACAAGAACAGCCACAGTGAAAGCAGTAGTAACAGGAGCTACAGGGACAGTGGTATTCCAGATTCAGATCATTCACACTCATGA